From the genome of Ptychodera flava strain L36383 chromosome 13, AS_Pfla_20210202, whole genome shotgun sequence:
AACGGCTTTTGGTCAGTGTGTGTTAGGAGGTGATACTTCAGCTCGGTGGACTGTCTAAATGCATACATGCATCCCACGAAAGTGCATTTAAATGGTCGGTCATTAGTGTGTATTTTGAAGTGTATCTTCCAAGTACCCCGGTCGTAGAATCGCATGCCGCAAACCTCACagattattttcttttccttgCCTGAGCCATGCTGAGAATCGATGTGCCTTCTCAGTGTTGTTTTCTTCAGCGCCCGGTAATCACAATGCGGACACTGCTTCTCTTTCACACCGAAGTGTCGCTTTAAGTGAAGGTTGAAGTCCCCCTTCTGCCGAAATGTGTGGCTACAGTAACAACACTTGAAGGGTCTGTCACCGCTATGCTGACGCAGGTGAATTAGGACTGAAGACTTGGTTGTCACGATTTTTCCACACTCATCACACTTATACCGACAGACTCCGTCCGACATCAGTACCTTTTTAAACTTATTCATATTCTTCTTCGTTACCGACTCCTCCAATGTCTTGAAGGACTCCTGCACACCACTCCAGTGGGTATGCTCCTCTGACTTGAGGTGACTTTCCAGCTCCTCATTGTTGGAAAACCCCATTTTGCAAACTGAACAGTGCAGTATTCGTTCATGGTGTTCCTCTTCAATATGATGCTGCAAGTCCTCCCATATGTAGAAAGccttggggcattttttgcacACCTCTTGCGGTGCACCGCCTTCTTTCTGTTTGACGTTCCTCCGGTGTTTTCTGGACTCCCAGTGCACGGCGGAGTGGGAGGGAGACAATTTGATATTGCACACGTTACACTTCTCATAATCAAGCAGAAAGTTGTGAGTGTGTTGTGACTTTGCGATGTTTGTCTCTGGGTGTTCCTTCCTCATATGTCTTTTCACATCTCGAATTTTAGTTGAACTGTAACCACACTCAACACAGTGAACTCTGCTTGAGACACGTTTCCTTTTTCTCTTCcagtcatcgtcatcatcatcatcatcttcatacGATGATGAGTCAGCTGATTCATACCAGTCTTCATCAGTGTCACTACCTCCAGACCCACTTTCAGCCGCTGTCTTTTGCTCTGACTCTTCTAATGTCAACGCAGAGTTCTGCTCATCAGTAACTCTCTGACTCTTAGAATTCAACCTCGAGGACTGCAGTCCCAGGGCTCCCATATAGGCAAACGTTTCATTCTCTTCCGTCTCTGGCTCAGATAGATTCCTGTCATCATCCGGCTTTGCCTCACCCTCTCTTCCTTCATTTCCAACTTTTCCATCAGCGTTTCCTTGATCTCCCAATCCAACACCGTTATGCGACTCTGAAGACAGAGATCCATGTTGGCTCTCTGCAACTTTAGTTATCAGACTCCTCTTTTCTGTGTCACCATCATTTTCTCCCGGCATACAACCAAGATTTCTTTCAATTGAAATGTCAACTCCATATCCACTTTTTACACTATTTGTCCCTAATGGTGAAACCCTTTGTCTTTTCCTTGCGCCTTCACCTTTGTGAGATGACACAGTGTACCTTACATTGACGCTTCTTCTACTTCTGGTACTTCTGCGAGTATTGTGAGGTGAATTTACAATATGTTCAATTTTATCTGATGTTTGCAAAGTCTTGTTTTTCCTTGGTCTTCCAACCCTTCTTTTAGGCCCATCTCCACCTGTTGAATTTACTGCTTTTCTTGGCCGGCCTCTTTTTCTACCTGTCTTCGCCTGTCCTGTTCTCACCTCATTTTGTCTCTTTGCTGAGTAACTGTCATTAACTGCATCTTCTTCATCTTTCTCCTCCAAACCTGTCTTCGTCTCATCTCCCTTCTCTGCAACACCATCTGCAACTCCAGAGATGGCATGAAGTCCTCTGTCTTTCTCATTCAGGTTGTCAATGACAGAACTACCCTCCTCTTTGCCAGGGTCACGGTCCTCTGTGCCATCACTGTCATACACATCTGCTCCGTTCTCATCCTCTGAACTTGACTCAAAGATATTTCCAACATCTGTCAGACTGGTGGGTGGGTAGAGATGAATAGCCTGATTTGGACGTCCTGTCCGCTTCCTCTTCTTTCGAAGTTTGCGAGTTTCATTGTTGTCAGAGGAAGGTATTGTTATCTTCTCCCTCTTGTTTGTTGGCTCTGTGGATGCCTTCTCCTCATCAAAGATCCTTTTTGTCTTTGCGTTGTTCTTTCTCTCTGGACACAGTTCTTTCTTGTGTCTGATGTAGTTCATCAGACCGATGACGGTGTCCTTGCAATTCAGACACAGATGGGTGTCCTGATCTTCTTCTAGGTCAGGTAACTCCATTTTGGATGTCTTTGTCTGCAAAACAAAAAGTTACATCTTAATTTAGTAACTGATAACTTCAAAGATACGTCACATTGTTTGGAACTTGTATTGACTCAGTGAAAACATGGtccggagggaccgtggtgaaAAGCATATTATGTCAAATATCAGAGCTATTGGCATGATCATATTGTGGCTGGAGTGTAACACCTCAATGGAAGTGTAGGTAATTCAACAATTAAAAGGTTATAAGATTGGTTAATTTGGCATTACTTTCCATCGTACCAAGGAAAGTGTACCTTACTTGAAATTTGGTTCAATACATCGTAAGACTGGTCAAAAATTTCGTCTTTTTGGTGATATGGTAAATTGATAGGTAGATTAGGGTTCATAATGCGAGAGCGTATGTAATAATAGTTCACACCACGCCCATTTTGATGTCATCGGTGGTGTATTAGGAATTGTTTTTCATGAGTTGAAATTTGTGTGTGTTACCCAGAAGGTAGCTCACTGCTCAGCTTGCAGATTTGACCTACGCTCTGCAAATTGAGCTACGCTCTGTAGATTTGGCTTATGTTCAGTCTGAAGATTGTAATGTCCTTCTTCAGATTTGAGCTATGCTCTGCAGATTGTGTAATTCTCTTCTTCAGATTTGACCTATGCGCTGCATGATTTGAACAACACTCTGCAGAATGTAATTTCCTTCTTCAGATTTGGCCTACGCTCCGTAGATTTGGCCGACGCTCTGCAGATTGAGCTCTGCTCTGTAGATTTGACCTACGCTCTGCAGAATGTAATACTCTTCTTTAGATTTGAGCTACGCTCTCAGCGCTCTGCACGTTTGATTTTGAGCCATGCTCTAAAGATGTTCATTCCTTCTTCAGATTTGACCTACTGCAAATCTGCAGAGCGCAGCTCATATAGCTATATGAAGAAATTACAATCTGCACTGCAGAGCGTTGGTCAAATCTGAAGAAGGAAATGAACACATCTGCAGAGGGATACAATGTCGTTTTCGGCCATGATATTAGGGACCTGATATTATACTGCTAAATAGGAACTGTAAGTGTAACGAAACCACGACATAAATTATGGTTGAAATAAAGCACAAGCCCGATCCGGAATAAACTTTGACCACAGAGATTCAATCTCCATGTTCTATATCCGTGATTTGCCTATGCGACAAAACACAGTCCCTTCACCATGCTGCACCGCGCGCGGCCCGCGGGTAAAAGGATGATGCTATCATAGTATCAGTCGAAAGGCCGTTCGGTGCTCAAGAAAAAAACGCTGGCGACGACAAACCAACACACACCTTAGAAGCATTCATAACGTCGTTGCCCGCTCTATAGACTGACCTACCTTGTCTTCCGGCCTTGCTCTATCTTATACAACAAATCAAGCTGTGATGATAACACCGCGCCGAAGAAGTGTTCTAGTATGTAGAGCGCCAAGTGACCTTTCCGTGGCAGAATTTGACCCGGGACCTATAGTCACGTGATTTTAAACAGCCGCCATCTTGGACACCGCAAACGGCATTTCTGGAATTTGaagcaaattttgatgaaaacttcaaaatttttcacataAATATAGGTAAGTGTAGAAATCATATGATCAGTTCTATGAAACCTCAAATTCTATGTTACGGAGATATCATGACTCTCCCTCAAGTCCAGTAAAATCCCGTAAATAGTGGGCTGTCAAATTCGCCGACCAGTCAAACAGTGATTGGCGCTCGAACACAAGGCACACGTACACGCTCATCGTAATGAAGCTGGCgttcaaatttgtcaatttaCAGGTCAGCTCTAAGCCGACTGTCGTAAATTGCTCTCTAATTTTAAAACGTAAGATGGTTATTTCTGAAGCTTTTTCTCCGTGGCATATGTCGGCGGCACAAGCTTTAGGCCAGATGATACTGATCACTTGTTTTCACGCCATCAAAATATACGAACTTTTCTTCAATATTGTCAGCGTGCACGTCATCAGTAGTACTACAGTAGTACGGTGTGTCCGTGATTGCTATGGGCGCTCAAAGTGTACACAGAGAGCCGTTCTTTGGTTTCCTTTTCGACGTTAAATTAACATAAATTTGATCACATAGGTCACCTACCCTAGCTGCCCAGCACAAGCttatgtaaacaaatatttggTTGATATTTATCactcaaaattaatatttacatttctcCTTCACAGCAGAGCAACCGTATCGCGTTGTAACACAAACAGTAGTCttgcttctactgtctatggttataACAACTCTTTGTCCATCCatggttttgtggagggaccgtggtccatCCATGGAAGTAGCACACAAATACATATACGCCCTGCAATATTGCAAACAACTTTGTGTCAGTTTGAGAGTGATCTCAATCAAAAAACATACCATTGTTTTTGCTCAACTGCTGTCTTGAGCTCGCAATTGTCGCCTGCTTTTGAAGGGCGGCCGAGGGGATATCATACTGTTCAAAAATGTtgatacttttgaatgaaaaataagaaacaacaaatcatatttttgttgTATCAGGCTTATGTGCATGACTTCTCAGTATacaaaaaagtatgaaaaacaGCTTCGAGATGGGTACCACTGTATCATTTAATTGAATGTAATTCTGaatgacaatattaagaatccctatataccaataTGAAGTGGTGGTGATCCCCATCATCAGCACAACTATCTTTCTACAGATTGATGCATATGGTTCAGACGCAAGAAATTTCAGTCCATTAACTAGGGACTTGTGACGTACTATGTACGCATGTAAAATTTTATCAGTTTGGTAAGATTTTGACAcaagaaattttacaattttcatatacatgtattagtaTACATGTAGGTTTTGTTGAAGTTTATTTCAAGCAATTCCTAAAATGACTTAAAAAGTTCTGACATTGTAAaagttagagggcacactggttTTACTGGagagatatttatttatttttttatttatttctaactcCAATACAGATATGGTAGTCTTAAAGCCACACCAGGATTTGCACTAACAGTAACAGCAAGGTTACAgtgaaaaacaacaataaagtgTTAAAAGACAAAGTCATTGACAAAACAAGTGATGAATTACCAGGAcaaaacataaatataaacCCATTTAGTACTATTTATAACACTTGAAGTGCAAAACAACTTAAAAATTggcaaactttgataaaaagcCACTGCATAGCGTCAGGATGTGTAAAAGTAAATTGCTAGTGAATATGACCCTACCACCAGGTTCATAAAATATTCTGATAAGCATTatagggctgttcacagttacaggtttgttactgaatatagctgcacacgcgCAAGTTCAGACATTTATATCTGAAATGCGGACAACTTTGTCAGTTTGCATCTGTGGCTGTCTTTGAAGCTTATTGCAGTCTGACCTGTTAGTGTTTTTTTCTAGTGTTCACTGTAACATCAGCAGTCACCTGTGTAGTTGTATTTTCGTTGTTCTTGCATCCCttgttttttccaaaaatggaatctaaatttgcagacaaatatttgtttttgcatattaaagagAGAGCAATGACGTCACTTGCAAACAGCCCTTCCTATTGAAAATTGGTTGACAATCCAGGAGAGTGTGAACTGATttatgcagaaatcaaaatgTGTGCACAGTTTATACAGTTTGAGTAAATTAACCCTTTTAAAAAATCATCATAGGTATAATTATCAACTCTTAACTTCACAATATACCACAGGCTGCACAAATATGTATGGTAGTGACATTATTCTGAACAACTTCCTGTTTATCTGACTGTGAGTACACTTTATACTGTACAAATGACTGAGCCACAGTTAAATTGTTTGCATCTTACAAAAAGCTTTGTAAACAATGCATAGATACTCATACAGCGTAAGTCAAGCCAAGTAACCATCAGTGATCAGTAATAATGGAAATGACATGAGTTTTATGATATCTTGAACAGATATTCACAATTACAAAAGATCTTGTGCCATGACATATCATCAGCAAAGTCTGATAAACCACACTTGAAAAAGTGCTGTTTGTGGTTATTTTTTTGTTAGTCATTATCGCGAAATCAAACACTACtgcagaaaatgtgaaaaacttTGTCAGCATTGCACGCTTGATTGTTGTAGAGGCTTGTATTCGGATGCCTTTTTGTATTCATAGTAACACTAGAAGTCGCCTACTAAAtagtatttttgtcattctagCATGCGTAGTTTCTAAAAGTGTTAtctgaaaatgcggacaaatgtttacCTTGGCATATTCATGTGAGATCATTATGTCATTTGCGAACCCTTTTGCCTCAagtgtcatcaaaatataacatGGTACACATTGAGCCCAGTCGCAACCCCTTTGAAAACTCTGGCCTTATCAAACCAGGGTCTGACCTACATCAGCATAACCTTTCACATGAACTACCAGGGATCTACCAATCAGGTAGCTTGTGTACTTGTAAAGAAGTCAAAGAGGATACTTTGTCTCCTATActtttcaagtttcaaaattacCAGTAAATAGTTACAGTTACATGCTCACCTTGATACCATTTTCtcatatatttttgaaacaattgATCAAAGATACACTGGATGATAATTCCTAACATTTGTTTGAGGACCCTTTTTGAGATGTGGGCACTACCAAAGTTTATTTCAGAGTGGTATGATCTTATGGTTGCCCTTATTTTCACACTGCTTTTAAAGTGACTCTGCCTAAAGACAGTCAAAGGATTGTTCTTCCCGGTAGATTGTTGTGGCTAAGTGTACATGTCAAATAAATCCATCCTGTCATATTTCTGTCTGAAGGATTAATCTGTTAACATTGGTAACAATGGGtctgggctaaaccatggtggtgaaagggttaaaataaccATGCAGTCAAATAAGACCATAGTTAAACAGATCTTTGTAGTCCCTGACATTTG
Proteins encoded in this window:
- the LOC139147715 gene encoding zinc finger protein 407-like, with protein sequence MELPDLEEDQDTHLCLNCKDTVIGLMNYIRHKKELCPERKNNAKTKRIFDEEKASTEPTNKREKITIPSSDNNETRKLRKKRKRTGRPNQAIHLYPPTSLTDVGNIFESSSEDENGADVYDSDGTEDRDPGKEEGSSVIDNLNEKDRGLHAISGVADGVAEKGDETKTGLEEKDEEDAVNDSYSAKRQNEVRTGQAKTGRKRGRPRKAVNSTGGDGPKRRVGRPRKNKTLQTSDKIEHIVNSPHNTRRSTRSRRSVNVRYTVSSHKGEGARKRQRVSPLGTNSVKSGYGVDISIERNLGCMPGENDGDTEKRSLITKVAESQHGSLSSESHNGVGLGDQGNADGKVGNEGREGEAKPDDDRNLSEPETEENETFAYMGALGLQSSRLNSKSQRVTDEQNSALTLEESEQKTAAESGSGGSDTDEDWYESADSSSYEDDDDDDDDWKRKRKRVSSRVHCVECGYSSTKIRDVKRHMRKEHPETNIAKSQHTHNFLLDYEKCNVCNIKLSPSHSAVHWESRKHRRNVKQKEGGAPQEVCKKCPKAFYIWEDLQHHIEEEHHERILHCSVCKMGFSNNEELESHLKSEEHTHWSGVQESFKTLEESVTKKNMNKFKKVLMSDGVCRYKCDECGKIVTTKSSVLIHLRQHSGDRPFKCCYCSHTFRQKGDFNLHLKRHFGVKEKQCPHCDYRALKKTTLRRHIDSQHGSGKEKKIICEVCGMRFYDRGTWKIHFKIHTNDRPFKCTFVGCMYAFRQSTELKYHLLTHTDQKPFLCDFCGYAGKTQHALTKHRRTHTGEKPFKCDFEGCNYASTTCSHLKRHKRLHVGAKPYKCPYCEYRTSNMENMHKHISKTKKHLGKKLFVCPYCKNFSTNETKEFRKHVHYEHRPVQPSEVMSVIAGVYKPEDDRAPASAAAMMGESTTVAIEQPSFTETAESALAIQGDTDGLTEIVFVPPSMTVQVTTEQASDKQYEGAVKQTHSLAIGSRVFSIVEVSTEDITQQDGNA